The following proteins are encoded in a genomic region of Dasypus novemcinctus isolate mDasNov1 chromosome 3, mDasNov1.1.hap2, whole genome shotgun sequence:
- the LOC101431365 gene encoding olfactory receptor 6E1, giving the protein MGNGTSVTEFVLLGLTDACELQMLIFLGLLLTYLLTLMGNLLIVVITLTDRRLHTPMYYFLRNFAVLEIWFTSVIFPKMLTNILTGRKTISLPGCFLQSFLYFFLGTTEFYLLAVMSFDRYVAICNPLRYATIMNKRVCVQLVFCSWMVGLLIIIIPSFIIIQQPFCGPNIINHFFCDNFPLLELVCADTSQIELLGFFMANFSLLGTLSVTATCYGHILHTILHIPSAKERQKAFSTCSSHIIVVSLFYGSCIFMYVRSGKGSQGEDRNKVVALLNTVLTPMLNPFIYTLRNKQVKQVFREQVSKILLKRC; this is encoded by the coding sequence ATGGGAAACGGCACCAGTGTCACTGAGTTTGTCCTTCTGGGGCTCACAGATGCCTGTGAGCTGCAGATGCTCATCTTCCTGGGACTCCTCCTGACCTACCTCCTCACTCTCATGGGGAACCTCCTCATTGTGGTCATCACCCTCACAGACAGGcgcctccacacacccatgtactacTTCCTCCGTAATTTTGCTGTCCTGGAGATCTGGTTCACCTCAGTCATCTTCCCCAAGATGCTGACCAACATCCTGACTGGAAGGAAGACCATCTCCCTCCCAGGTTGCTTCCTACAGAGTTTCCTCTATTTCTTCCTGGGCACAACAGAGTTTTATCTCCTGGCAGTGATGTCCTTTGACAGGTATGTGGCCATCTGTAATCCCTTGCGCTATGCTACCATCATGAATAAAAGGGTCTGTGTCCAGCTAGTCTTTTGTTCATGGATGGTAGGATTACTTATCATCATCATTCCAAGTTTCATTATAATTCAGCAGCCATTCTGTGGCCCCAATATCATTAATCATTTCTTCTGTGACAACTTTCCTCTCCTCGAACTCGTATGTGCAGACACAAGTCAGATAGAACTTCTGGGTTTTTTTATGGCCAACTTCAGCTTATTGGGCACTCTGTCTGTGACAGCCACCTGCTATGGCCACATCCTCCACACCATCCTCCACATCCCTTCAGCCAAGGAGAGACAGAAAGCCTTCTCAACCTGCTCTTCCCACAttattgttgtgtctctcttctATGGCAGCTGCATTTTTATGTATGTCCGGTCAGGCAAAGGCAGCCAGGGGGAGGACAGGAACAAGGTGGTAGCGCTGCTCAACACTGTGTTGACCCCAATGCTCAATCCTTTCATCTACACCCTGAGGAACAAACAGGTAAAGCAGGTGTTTAGGGAGCAGGTAAGCAAAATCCTCTTAAAAAGGTGTTGA